The following coding sequences are from one Sardina pilchardus chromosome 16, fSarPil1.1, whole genome shotgun sequence window:
- the atp1b2a gene encoding sodium/potassium-transporting ATPase subunit beta-2a yields the protein MAKEDDKGNGSWKEFFWNPRTHEVMGRTASSWGLILLFYLVFYTFLAGMFALTMYVMLMTLNEYQPTWQDRLAIPGMMIRPKGQALEIIYNIDQTESWDTYVQKLNSFLGPYNDSLQALNNDVCLPDQFYVQEDSGEVRNNPKRSCQFNRTMLGDCSGLTERTFGYESGQPCVFIKLNRVIGMLPGKTQSPYVTCGAKREDTDSIGEMAYFPNNGSFNLMYYPYYGSRSQVNYSQPLVAVKFLNITYNMDVNVECKINSDTITELSERDKFAGRVSFRLRINKDN from the exons ATGGCTAAGGAAGACGACAAGGGAAACGGATCATGGAAGGAGTTCTTCTGGAACCCGCGGACGCACGAAGTGATGGGGAGGACAGCGAGCAGCTGGG GCTTGATTCTGCTCTTCTACCTGGTGTTCTACACCTTCCTGGCTGGGATGTTTGCCCTCACCATGTACGTGATGCTGATGACTCTGAACGAATACCAGCCCACCTGGCAGGATCGCCTGGCCATTCCAG gaatGATGATCCGACCAAAAGGACAGGCACTGGAGATTATCTACAACATTGACCAAACTGAGAGCTGGGATACATATGTCCAAAAACTGAATAGCTTCTTGGGCC cgtACAACGACAGCCTGCAGGCCCTGAACAACGACGTGTGCCTCCCAGACCAGTTCTACGTGCAGGAGGACAGCGGCGAGGTGCGCAACAACCCCAAGCGCTCCTGCCAGTTCAACCGCACCATGCTGGGCGACTGCTCCGGTCTGACCGAGCGCACCTTTGGCTACGAGAGCGGCCAGCCCTGCGTCTTCATCAAGCTCAACCGG GTTATCGGAATGCTGCCAGGGAAAACCCAATCTCCTTATGTCACTTGTGGAGCTAAG AGAGAGGACACTGACAGCATTGGGGAGATGGCATACTTCCCCAACAATGGCAGCTTCAATCTCATGTACTACCCTTACTATGGCAGCAGGTcacag GTGAACTACTCTCAACCGCTGGTGGCTGTTAAATTCCTGAATATCACCTATAACATGGACGTGAATGTGGAGTGCAAGATCAACTCAGACACCATTACCGAGCTCAGTGAGAGGGACAAGTTCGCCGGACGTGTCTCCTTCAGGCTGAGAATCAATAAGGACAACTAG